From a single Candidatus Bathyarchaeia archaeon genomic region:
- a CDS encoding site-specific integrase has translation MREDIYDFARRIERYRRIIAELGNGDVALRLLDHLASLGLSEAALSNQAAHLIAVLRLIDFDVREATRVNVERVVAKINGNRSWREETKRHKRLVLKRLIQFAKCGSCERGAPVPPEVAWIKVSKKRANDSRVKPEALLTVDDFEALVKATENARDRAMVYTLFEGALRPGELLSMSVGSVEFKDKYCLITVVGKTELKRIPLVVSYKPLLKWLEEHPLRDDPNAPLWCSLSRNYLGRRLSYRHFRLIIKRLVKKAGLRKEVWPYLFRHTAITKMAKVLTEAQLESYAGWVHGSRMPAKYVHSDTRDVEEAILSIYGIKKVEAESVVKTVKCPRCGSVIPETSRFCSECGLPLSMMTAYKAEMSAKEVVEAAEMIESMKQKMAEQSAEIAELKTILEAIKSKKIGIVRGDHTNLPHLK, from the coding sequence TTGAGGGAGGATATTTACGACTTCGCTAGGAGGATTGAGCGTTATAGGCGGATTATCGCTGAGCTTGGGAATGGCGATGTCGCGCTTAGGTTGCTGGACCACTTAGCTAGTCTTGGGCTTAGTGAGGCGGCGCTCAGCAATCAAGCGGCGCACTTAATCGCCGTGCTACGTCTAATAGACTTTGATGTTAGGGAGGCAACGCGGGTCAATGTTGAGCGCGTGGTGGCGAAGATTAACGGTAATAGGTCTTGGAGGGAGGAGACAAAGCGCCATAAGAGGCTTGTCTTGAAGAGACTTATACAATTCGCCAAGTGTGGGAGCTGCGAGAGGGGTGCGCCTGTTCCGCCTGAGGTTGCATGGATCAAGGTCTCTAAAAAGAGGGCGAATGATTCTAGGGTAAAGCCTGAGGCGCTACTCACAGTAGATGATTTTGAGGCTCTTGTAAAAGCTACTGAGAATGCCAGGGATAGGGCCATGGTTTATACGCTCTTTGAGGGAGCGTTGAGACCGGGCGAGCTGCTAAGCATGAGTGTTGGCAGCGTAGAGTTTAAAGATAAATATTGCCTTATAACCGTTGTCGGTAAGACCGAGCTCAAGAGGATTCCGCTTGTAGTTTCCTATAAGCCGCTCTTAAAATGGCTTGAAGAGCATCCGCTTAGAGACGACCCAAATGCCCCATTATGGTGCTCCCTGTCAAGAAACTATCTAGGCAGAAGATTAAGCTACAGGCACTTCCGCCTAATAATAAAGCGTTTAGTGAAAAAAGCCGGGTTAAGGAAGGAGGTTTGGCCGTACCTGTTCAGGCACACGGCGATCACGAAGATGGCTAAGGTTCTGACAGAAGCCCAGCTGGAGTCCTATGCGGGCTGGGTCCACGGCTCGAGGATGCCGGCCAAATATGTTCACTCTGACACCAGAGATGTTGAGGAGGCGATTCTCTCCATATATGGCATAAAGAAGGTTGAGGCGGAAAGCGTAGTTAAAACAGTTAAGTGTCCTAGGTGCGGCTCAGTCATCCCTGAAACAAGCAGGTTCTGCAGCGAATGCGGTCTGCCCCTCAGCATGATGACAGCCTACAAGGCTGAGATGTCCGCCAAGGAGGTTGTTGAAGCAGCGGAAATGATTGAGTCAATGAAGCAGAAGATGGCTGAGCAAAGCGCTGAGATAGCTGAGCTGAAGACAATCCTAGAGGCAATAAAGTCAAAGAAGATTGGTATTGTACGCGGTGACCACACAAACTTACCACATCTAAAGTGA
- a CDS encoding 2-hydroxy-3-oxopropionate reductase — protein sequence MKKRIGFIGLGIMGKPMAINLLRAGYPLTVWNRTRSKMDDLIAMGAYGASSPKEVAERSDVVITMVTDSSDVEEVILGSNGVIHGAKPGLIVVDMSTISPAVTRRIAEELAKKGVKMLDAPVSGGEKGAREATLSIMVGGPGDTFEECLPIFEALGKKITYMGPSGMGQTAKLCNQVICALNIQAVCEGLMLGAKAGLDLKKLLEAISAGAASSWMLINLGPKMIERDFKPGFKIRHQQKDLRLALELAAELNLPLPGTALVHQLLRIVEAEGLGEEGTQAAIAAMEKIAGRKLSGG from the coding sequence GTGAAGAAGAGAATTGGCTTTATTGGTTTGGGGATCATGGGTAAGCCTATGGCCATTAATCTCCTTAGGGCCGGTTATCCCCTAACCGTTTGGAATAGGACTAGGTCTAAGATGGATGATCTTATCGCTATGGGGGCTTATGGCGCTAGCTCACCTAAAGAGGTTGCTGAGAGATCAGACGTCGTCATTACAATGGTTACCGATTCGTCCGATGTTGAAGAAGTTATACTTGGATCTAACGGTGTGATCCACGGCGCTAAACCGGGCTTAATAGTCGTAGATATGAGCACCATATCGCCGGCTGTGACGCGTAGAATAGCCGAGGAGCTTGCTAAGAAGGGCGTTAAAATGCTTGATGCGCCGGTGAGCGGCGGCGAGAAGGGCGCTAGAGAAGCAACTCTGTCAATAATGGTTGGCGGCCCAGGGGATACTTTCGAGGAGTGCTTGCCAATATTTGAGGCGCTCGGCAAAAAGATAACTTATATGGGTCCGAGCGGCATGGGTCAAACCGCTAAACTCTGCAATCAAGTGATATGCGCGCTAAATATTCAGGCGGTCTGCGAGGGGCTTATGCTTGGCGCGAAAGCTGGATTGGACTTAAAAAAGCTTTTGGAGGCTATTTCGGCTGGCGCCGCAAGCTCATGGATGCTGATTAATCTTGGGCCTAAAATGATAGAGCGAGACTTTAAACCCGGATTTAAGATTAGGCATCAGCAGAAAGATCTACGCCTAGCGCTAGAATTGGCGGCGGAATTAAATCTACCGCTGCCTGGAACAGCCTTAGTCCACCAGCTCCTAAGAATAGTTGAAGCCGAAGGTTTAGGTGAGGAGGGAACGCAGGCGGCGATAGCTGCAATGGAGAAGATAGCTGGAAGAAAGTTGTCTGGAGGGTAA